The Gossypium hirsutum isolate 1008001.06 chromosome A13, Gossypium_hirsutum_v2.1, whole genome shotgun sequence nucleotide sequence TTTATTTTCCTGGTTTTGGAAGATGGTGCATTTTGCATTCAAGTAAACTTATATGAGTTCAATCTTACTGTTAGAAGAACTTAAGAGTTTTCTTTTGATTGAAACTGTATTTATGATTCCTTTAAATCTATTTGCGCTTGGTTTTGCTTTAGAAAATATTGAATTTCTTCGTTTGCACTGATCTCTCATCTCATcgttagaattttgaggtttctTTCCATTGAACTGTACTTGTTGAGGGTTGGATGGCTACTTCTGTCGGGAGAGGTCTATGAAGTATCTATCGCCGATAGCCTGGAGATTCCTCAACAAGTCAAGTAATCAATTCTCGTATGTCTGTGCTCTGTTTGAACCTTGAGATTTTGTCCTCCGACCCTACAAAAAGCCCGAGTGCTTGAATTAGCAACAGGTTTACAAAGTGAGAGCGTCTCATAGTGACTGAAAGACAAAACAATGGCAAACTAAAGAGTTTGCCCATGGCTAAGCTTGAACTCCTGACCTGTAGCCTATAGGTCATTAATGGGGGCATATGGTACAACTTGGGCTAGCCTTGTTGTTGAGAGGTTACGGACCCTCTACAGTACTGATTCTACCTATGAATGTACTTGAACTTATCTGTAATTTTGCTTACACTGCCGATCGCATAAGCAGATGCTGATTGCTTCACCATTTTACATTGTCCAAAACAAGATCCCGTTTGATACAATGCTTCTTAGACCTGATATTACAtctggaaaattttattttaaaaaaaaatgtttcttTCCAACAAATATGCAGCTATGAAGCAACTTCTTCGAAGAGAAATCGAAGTCTTGCCAAGGAGCTCATCACTGGCGGAGTGGCATCGGTCTTCCTGGTACAACTTTTTCCTTTGTAACTGTTATTGGCTGGATTTCTCGTTCATAATTCATGTAGTTTACTGATACTTGATTCTCCGACATCATCGCAGGGCTTCGGGTCACTGTTTTTGCTACTTTCAGCCGGTGTTTATGTCTGATTTTTGATATCGTTCAACCGGCTTACAGAGTTTTGCAAAGAAAAGGATTGGTGTCTGCTTTTCTTGCATTTTTGTAGTTTATCAGATCAGGAAAGCTTCTTTGATAAACATTTTGATGTCACTTGAGTGGTTTTATTGGTACATGCTTGAATTTGTATATTCATGTCATAAGCATGTTTCATTCATGTTACATGCACGGATTAGGAGCTAAATTGTTACCAGAATCTTAATTattcgaattttatttttcccgtcgaaataaaaaattcaaaaagtaaagtgaataatgaatttagtaacatgaatttatagtaaaaataaagagTATAATAGGTTTAGAATGTGCTTTCGGGTATTTGATATTATCCACAAAAGTAGAAGTAGATGGTAATTATAATATCTGAATTCAAATATTTCttggttaaaatttaaaatttaatcttcaaGGTGTTAGATACCTCTA carries:
- the LOC107893331 gene encoding transmembrane protein 258, coding for MAPPAKPITSPVSDAWYPTLALLMLSIGLVVTASFFIYEATSSKRNRSLAKELITGGVASVFLGFGSLFLLLSAGVYV